Part of the Sporosarcina sp. FSL K6-2383 genome is shown below.
TCCATTCCTCTTTTTCCTTTAGAAAATCTGTCCAATCTGCTTCAATATATGTGTAATCAGGATTTTTCATTTCCTCATGCAGACGCCGGGCTTCCGCCTCCATATCCGTCACCGTTTTCTCCGCGTCATTAAATTTCAATTCCACCTCAGCCGCCTCAGCAATTTCCTTCTCCATTTGTTCATCCCATTTACCTGTCCACTCTTTGATTTTATTCATAAAAGTAAATTTTCCAAGCTTCACAACGTCTTGTTGCTCTTTCGTTAATTGTTTATGGAGCTCATCACGTAGCACAATGGCCTCTTGTAATTGAGCCTCTGCTCCATCCAGTCTTCTTGTTATGCGATTATACGCAGTCCGCTTCATTGTCAAATCCATTTGGCGTTCATATAAATCTTGTCCCATTGCTAACACCCCTTTTACCTATATACGGAAATGAATGGACGAAGTTTCAACCTCTCCCACAAATATTGAAAATACTTTGAGAGTTTTCAGTAGCTCACTTCGATATAGTTAGTGAAAAGGCCTTTTCGAATGAACAAAGGAGACGAAATCATGCGATGTCATTCTAAAAATTTTGTTACACGTTTGCAAAAACAACAAGAAGACGCACTCGACTATGTAATTGAACACTATTCATCGTTAGTAAATGCCGTTGCCTATAAAATTCTTTCTGGCATTCGCATGGACGCGATTGACGAATGTGTGAATGATGTATTTTTAGCAGTTTGGCAAAATGCTGGACAATTTAAAGGACAACCTGAGGATTTTAAAAAATGGATAGCCATGATAACGAAGTATAAGGCAATTGACATCTTTCGGAAGCTTGAAAAACAACAAGCCCGAGAATATGGTGACGAGTTACTTGAACACAAACCAACCGACGAAAACTTACAGGAGCAACTTATGAAAAAAGAAGAAAAAAACGATGTATTATTCGCCATCAGCCAGCTAAAGAGTATTGATCGTGATATTTTCATGATGAAATACTACTTACAGCTATCCACGATTGAAATTGCAGAAGCACTGCATTTATCAACAGCAGCGGTGGAAAACCGACTGTACCGCGGGAAGAAAAAGCTAGCGACGACAATTCAACTAAAGGAGCGATGGATATGACGAATGGCTATAAAGATTGGTTGGATTTAGATGTGGACAATATAGAACCGCTGGAACTGTCGAATGCCAAAAAGACCGATATTAAAAATAATATATTGGCCAAAAGTCGTAAAAAGAAAAAATTTATGAGCTTACGTCAGCTAACTGCCGCAGCGATTATTGGCGTAAGTGCTGTAACAGCGATGAGTTTGGCATTTCCAACAGTCGCTTCTCAACTTCCATTTATGCATAATATCTTTTCCTATTTCCAAGATGACGTGGACCTTGATTTCAACAAATATGCAACAGCCATTGGCCAAGTTCAAACAGATAATGGCATATCCGTCATGATCGAAAACGCTGTGTATGATGGAACAGCGATTACCGTGTCTTATGCCGTTGAAACGGACAAAGAGTTAGGAGATCGCCCCCGTGAAGAGAACTTTTTTGATATTGAAAAATCAAAAGGATGGTCAGCAACAGGTAGGCCTTTGAGAAAAGTAAGTGACACAACATATGTGGGGCTCGCCAAGATCACACCAAGATTCGCAAATACCTCTCCTGATGAAGTTGTCCTTTCCTGGGAGCCGTATTCATTCACCAACAAAGAAACAAAGACCGAGCTAAAAGGAGATTGGCAATTTGAGTTCAAACTAACAAAACTAGAAAGTGATTTCAAACTCATCAATGCGTCAATTGAGCAAGACGGTGTAACGGTTTTAATCAAATCATTCGAAACAAACGACATGTCCACCGTCATTCACTATGAGCAATTTATAGACTCAGATGCCTTGAATGAATGGTCATCTGTCTCAGCTCAGTTTGACAATATTCATGATAATCTTGGAAATACCTATCTATACAATGGGTATGGAAATACTACAAACGATAATAGACTCTCTTACAAATCGAGTGGCTCCATACGAACTATAGATCCAAATGCGACATCACTCACATTCGTGCCAACTATCTACTTTTCGCTTGGGGAGGGTAAAGGGGTAGAAACAAAGGAAATGGAACCTATTATTATTGATTTACACTAACAATAGGCAAGGTTTGTATTATACCCATGTGGACAAACTTTTCTTCGAACCGGTATGTAAAGCTAAGCAAAAAAAGCAATCCAGTTACCCACATGTGGATAATCAACCGATTCTGACTAAACAACAGCTTGTCCACATTCATTTGTTGATTATTTAAAAATATGACTGAATCTGTTAGTAAGTCAGTGGGCGAAAACTATTTCTATTCGTACATTCCAAGGCTTATCCACATAAAGGCGTGTATGGTAGAGGTACTATCACCTAGTGAAAACATCTCTCGCAATCGGTAAACCGATGCACGAACAATCTTTCATTGTCCCTTTTACTGCAAAATAAATAACCCTGAACCAAGCGAATGGGCTCTGTTCAGGGTTATTTATTTTACTTCCAAACTTCCTTCGCAACATCGACGATAAACTTCAATTTCTCCCATTGCTCATCTTCTGTCAACTTGTTGCCATGATGTGTAGAAGCGAAGCCACATTGTGGGCTGAGGCACAGTTGTTCAAGTGGCACATATTTGGCGGCTTCTTGGATACGTGCTTTAACAGCCTCTTTATCTTCCACTTCACCTGTTTTAGATGTCACAACGCCAAGAACAACTTTTGCACCGCCATTTGGAATATACTCCAGTGGCTTGAAGTCTCCTGAACGCTCGTCATCATATTCCAAGAAGAAACCATTCACTTTTTCTTTTGCCAATAATGTTGGCGCAATAAGTGCATAACTTCCTTCAAACGCCCACGTCGATTGGTAGTTTCCGCGGCATAGATGTGTTGTCACGACTAAATCTTCCGGCTTTCCTTCCAACACGCCGTTAATGACGCGGAGCGCTAGATCAATCAGTTGTTCCCTTGAATACGCACTGTCGTTGAACGGGATGTCCGGAGCAGAAAGTCCTGCAATGTACACATCATCCAATTGCAAATAACGTACACCCGCTTCATAAAATGCATTCAGTGCATCTTTGTACGCTTGAATAATATCTTTCGCATACTCCTCGATATCCGGATAAATATTTTCATCACGAATACCAGCATTGAAGAGTTGGTTCGGACTTGGAATTGTCTGTTTCGCTACTGCACGACCGCCCACGATTTCATTGAATTCCACGAAGTCTTGGATGAACGGATGATTAGGATTAAAGGAAATTTCCCCCGTGTTTCGAACATCGTAACGTTCCGTTTCAACACCATCGAATGTATACCCTTTTTCAGGAACATATCCTTCAAATCCGTTTAAATGCTCCATAAAATCTAAATGCCACCACGTACGTCTAAACTCGCCGTCCGTCACAAGCTCCAACCCAACTTCAATTTGTTTATCGACAACTCGTTTAATTTCCTGTGTTTCAACTTCACGTAATTGTTGTGCTGTAATCGCACCTTCTTTAAAATCTTTACGTGCTTGGTGCAAATTATCTGGACGTAGTAAACTTCCTACGTGATCCGCTCTGAATGGCGCTTTCGTTACAGTAGTTGATTGAGTTGTCATGTCTATTCCTTCTTTCTATTTTTAGTAGTCAATTTTGATTTTTTTATGATAAGAGCGCAAATGGGCGCTCCTATTTGCTTATCTTTGGACAGGCATTCAAATGAGCAGACCTGCTTGGTTTTGTTAGGACAGAGACACAAATGGGCAACCCTGTTTAGTTCGCTTGAGCAGAAACACGAATGAGCGGATCTGCTTGCTTTGTTTGAATAGGGACACGAGTGAGCAGCCCTTTTTTCATTATTATGGCAGTATCGCGAATGAGCGTACCGGGAATCCTGATGCTTTTTCTGGCTTCGGAACGATATTGAAAATGACTGCACCTTTAGCAGGCAGTTTATCTAAATTTGTTAATAATTCTATTTGGTAAGTATCTTGTTCTAGCACATAATATTCGCCTAGCAACGCTTGGTTCTTTTGAAAGTCGATGGCTGAATCTGTATCGAACGTTTCATGTCCAACTGCTTTCACCTGTCGTTCTTCGAATAAAAACTCCAAAGCATCAAGTCCCCAACCGGGTATGCGGTTATTGCCGTCGGCATCTTTATTACAAAAGGCCTCATTATCCGGCCAACGCTTGCTCCAATCTGTGCGCAGCGCGACGAAAGTACCTGCTTCAATTCGGCCATACTGCTCTTCAAATTTTAAAATATCTTCAACCGCTAATGTAAAATCATGATTAGTAGCGGATTCCTTTGATTTATCGATAACGATGAGTGGTAAAACTAACTCTTTCAAACCTAATTCATCCAAATATCTTGTATCACGCACAAAGTGAATGGGTGCATCGATATGCGTACCGTACTGTCCCGCAAATGTAAAGCTCTGTGCAAAAAATCCATCATCATGATCAAATAATGTTGTAAATTCAGCCGCATCAAAGGCTGAGAAATGGGGCGAGTCGGGTCCAAAAGTATGTGTTAAATCGACCCACTCTTTCTGTTTTAATAACGCAATTGCATTGATTAATTCATTCGACATAAACATTCCTCCTTATTTTATGAAGGTAACTTTAGTCTCCAGATAGAACAAAAAAACCTCTTCTATACTAAAAAGAAGAGGTTTTGGCATGATCGCTATTTGCTCTTCTTATCTTCAAGCTACAAGCATTACACTTGGCTTCTGGAATTAGCACAGTACTAAAAAAGTCTGTTGCTGAGGTATCAAAGGGCCAGTCCCTCCACCTCTCTGGATAAGAAAGTTACGTATTCAGTTGGTAAATAGTACAATACAGTCCTTTGAATAGAATGTCAACAGTAAAGATATAAAATTTTTAAAATTAACTAACTAATGTTGTAGATTTAGTGCTTCATTTCACTGCGTAATTTACGATGCTCGCGGCGTGCTGGCGCAGTTTCAAACAAACTCTTTTCAATTTCTGTTTCCGGATAAATTCCCAGTACAGGAGTTGGTTTATTATTTTCATCCATAGCAACCATCGTCAAAAATGACTCCGTCGTCAATTTCGTTTCACCTGTCAGTAAATTCATCGAATGAACGGACACAAATACTTCCATCGATGTACGCCCAGTTGATGTGACAAGTGCTTCGAGCTCTAACACATCACCGACACGCGCAGATGACATGAAATCAACTGAATCGATTGAAGCCGTAACGACTGCTGTATTCGAATGTTTCATTGCCGTAATTGCAGCAATTTCATCGATATAGGCAAGGACTCGTCCCCCAAAAATGGTTTGCAGATGGTTCGTATCGGGCGGCAAAACCAGCTTTGTCTGGATGGTGCGCGATTGGCCCATAGGTCTATTTTTTTTCATATTACTCTCTCCCCCTGTTTTTTATGAATAAAGGGAACTTTTCCCGTATCTATTCCGTAAATATAGTATACACCTATTGGAGGAATTTCAATGACGACTTTTATCGAAAAACACTATGAAAGAATTACTTGGTTCTTCCTAATAATCGGTTTCATTTTACTATTTACTGCAAGTGATTACGTATCACTTGTGTTATTTTTCTATCTACTTGTGAGAGCCATAAAGTTTCGAACAACGATTCGAAAAACGCTTCAGAATACACCGCGAAGTACGATGTTTATATATGCACTCGGTATGATTGTACTGATTGCTGCGCTAGTAGTCGTCATGTGGTTTTCAAGTAGTTTCGTTCAAAAACATACGATCCCTGGCTTCTTGCAGTATATTTACGTCGCCATTGTCTTAGTTGGATCCATGTTCTTTTATACTTGGTTTATGGATTTCTTGGTAAAAGTATGGAATAAGAAAAAGTCATCGAAGTAAAATCCAAAGAGGACATCTCCTATTGGAGTGTCCTCTTACACCATTCCCGCCAGTAGCGCATAAACACGCTTCATCTCTTCCTGCATCTTCCACTGATCGACCGCGAGCCATCGACAATGAATTGCATTCCCTTCAAGCCGCGTCATGCCAGCCTTCAGCCCTTCTTCAACTCGCAACGTTTCCTGCAATGCACGCACATCAACATTAACGACATTCGGAGAAACAAGCCAAATGGAGCCGACATACATCGCGCCTTCAAGGAGGCCAATCCCACCTAGCTCAGCATCACGCGGCGCAAAATGTAGCGAGTCAAAAGCAATTAACTCATCCTCTACGAAAATCTTAAAATTCGACCGAAATGATTGATAATCAAAAATCTCACCGCGTTTTTCACGCCCCGGCGCAACAATTTCACCCCATAATACCGTTGCATCACACGCGACGCGCAACGTTGTATTCACTTGAAACTTCGCGTCAACAAACGGAATCAGCACCTCGGGCATCCACTCCAAACGTGAACGTTCCGCAAGGTCGACCTCAATTGTAAAATGACAAGTATCCCCCGTATGCGACGGATAGATTTTCAACGCCGATTGCTGCGTCAACCGCACTCGACTATCCGGCCCAAGTTTCACCGTAATATCATTGCGATCTCCCGACACCATCCCACCAGACGACTCCATAATATAGACCGTTGCAGTCGGGTCTTTTCCTTCGTATAATTCCCGACTGGCCTTCAATGGAGGCTGCTGGTAAACATGCGGCATCCGTGTATATCCTCTTCTTAGTTCGAATGCCATGTCCAATTTTCCATGATGGATAGCGCGGGATGGATTAAGCACCCGCACCCTCTAGTAGCATACTATGCTTGATCCAATCGACCACTTTATCAACATTTTTCTGTGTTCGTACATCTGTGAATATATATGGACGACCATTACGCATTTTCTTCGTGTCACTATCCATAATCTCAAGATCCACCCCAACATACGGAGCCAAATCCGTTTTATTAATTAATAAAAGATCAGATCGCGTCAACGCAGGTCCGCCTTTTCGTGGAATATCCTGACCTTCTGCAACATCGATGACATAAATATAGCCATCCACAAGCTCAGGACTAAACGTAGCAGACAAGTTATCTCCGCCACTCTCAACAAAAATAATGTCTAGATCAGCAAAACGACTTTTCAGCTCATCAATTGCTGCAAAGTTCATCGAAGCATCTTCACGAATGGCTGTATGCGGGCAACCACCCGTTTCAACGCCCAAAATACGGTTCTCTTCAAGCACACCGCTATTTATTAAAAATTGAGCATCTTCACGTGTGTAAATATCATTCGTAATGACCGCCACGTTATAGTCTTTATGCATCACACGTGTCAGTTGGTCGACGAGCGAAGTTTTGCCCGATCCAACTGGACCACCGATACCAATACGTACTGGTTTCATTAACATAACCCCTTCCAAATCAAGAAATAAATAGCCTTGAAAACAAATATTCATGCCTCATCGAAGCGAGCTCAATACTGAGCGCATTATTGCTAATATCATCTAGCGTTAACGTTGATACGAATTGCGCTGCTTTTGTCACCTGTACAATCAATGCATACGTCACTTCCACGCCAGTCGTTTGCCCGAATGGCACCGCACGGACTGCATTTTGAACAAGTCCGTTAAGTGTAGCAAACAAATACATCATCACTGCCTGATGCACACTGACACCGGTTGTCGCACTATAAATACCATAAAGAATAGCGTAATGTCCTTTGATTTCCGTCGAATCAATGCGGGCTTGCCACTCAGCAAGAAACGCATCCGTGCCGAGCGGAGACACCGTTTTAATAAACTGTCTACCAAGTTTCACACTCGCTTCACGTGATTCCTTCGCCAGCTTCATAGCCCCACATAATTGCTCCAAATAGAGCAGTCGTTCAATATCCTGTGCCCGAGCCGCAGCATACGCTTCTTGAATTAAAATCGCATCCCCACGCACCAAATTATGAAAGAGAAACGATGTGCAATAAGCAATCAAATCCTCTTTCGTTCGGATAATATCTTCTTGAATATACGTCTCCATTCCATACGTCTGTGTAAAAGACCCAATCGGAAACGCAGAATCGTGAATCTGCATGAACCTCAAAAGGGCGAGATCAGTGGGAATGTCCACGGTATTTGAATGGTTGTTTGAAGCGTCTTTCTGTTGTTTCATATGCGACACCCACTTCATCCAGCAATTTATTTAACGTATGATCTGCTCGCACGATAACTTCGTTTTCTTCAATTAATGCCGGTGTATGACGGTTTCCAAGTTCGAAAGCCGTCTTACCCATTTCCGTCATATCTTTCGGGCTAATAACGATGACTGGCTCCATTTTTGTGCGAAGTGCAATGCGCCGGCTGTCATCTTCAAATAAGATATCACCATATTGAAGTGGCTCTTCCTGGTCAATTCTAAGTGCGATATCCGTTCCTTGATCCGTTTCAGTACGCAGGATGCGCTTGCTCAACTCTTCCCAATCAAGCTCAATCCATTCCGTTTTTTTTCCTTCAATTTCTTCATAATGCCCAACATTACCTATTATTTTTTCAATAAGCATTCGTCAATCTCCTTTTACTCAAAATAAGAAATATCGCTGCGCCATTGGAAGCACACTCACTGGTTCACAAGTCGCCAATACACCGTCTATTTTCACTTCATATGTTTCTGGATTGACGTCAATTTCAGGTGTTTCGCTATTATGCTTCATGTCTGCCTTGCCAATGTTACGACAATTTTTCACTGTGCCAATCATCCGCTGTAGACCCAGTTTTTCTGGAAGACCTTCTTCCACTGCAATTTTCGGTAAAAATGTCATCGCCGCATTTTGCGGCCCTTTGCCATGAAAACCATACATACGACGCCCCATCATCGGTTGCGGTGTTGGAATAGAGGCATTTGGATCGCCTGTCATAGCGTACACTGCGATTCCACCTTTAATAACAACTTCCGCTTTGACACCAAAGAACGCCGGGTCCCATAAAATAATATCCGCGAGTTTTCCTTCTTCAATTGAACCAACTTCATGACTAATCCCATGAGCAATTGCCGGGTTAATATTTAATTTTGCAATATAGCGTTTCACACGATAATTATCATGATCTTTTCCTTCATCTTGCGGAAGAGATCCACGCTGTTTTTTCATTTTATCAGCCGTTTGGAACGTACGGATCGTTACTTCACCGACACGTCCCATTGCTTGCGAATCCGAGGACATGATACTAAGAATACCTAAATCCTGCATGATATCTTCTGCCGCAATCGTTTCGGGACGGATACGTGAGTCCGCAAACGCTACGTCTTCTGGTACATCATGTTTTAAATGATGACAAACCATCAACATATCTAAGTGCTCGTCAATCGTATTCGTCGTAAACGGTTTCGTTGGATTTGTCGATGCGGGTAAAATATTCGGATACCCAGCCAATTTCAACTGGTCAGGTGCATGTCCACCGCCCGCCCCTTCAGTATGGAAAATATGAATGACACGACCGTCAATCGCCGCAATCGTATCTTCTACAAATCCTGCTTCATTGAGTGTGTCAGAGTGAAGCGCCACTTGAATGTCATACTCATCCGCCACCGTTAAACTTTGATCGAGTGCAGCAGGAGTCGCACCCCAGTCTTCATGAATCTTCATGCCGATTGCACCGGCCTGAATTTGTTCAATAATTGGCTCAGGAACAGATGCACTTCCCTTACCAAGAAGACCGACATTAACAGGTAAATCCTCAACCGCTTGTAGCATTCGGTGAAGATGCCATACACCTGGCGTTACACTTGTAGCCTTCGAGCCAGCTGCCGGCCCTGTCCCACCACCAATAAACGTTGTTGTTCCCGCATTTAGTGCTGTTTCAACTTGCTGGGGACTAATAAAGTGAATATGTGTATCAATCGCACCCGCCGTCGCAATCAAGCCTTCACCCGCGTACACTTCCGTCCCCACGCCAATAATCATATCCTGATCAACGCCATCCATCGAATTCGGATTTCCAGCCTTACCGATACCAATAATACGACCATCTTTAATCCCAATATCCGCTTTGACAATCCCTGTGTAATCAATAATCATGACATTCGTAATGACCGTATCCAACACGCCTTCATCACGTGTGTTTTTACCATTCTGCCCCATCGATACACGCAGTGATTTTCCGCCGCCGAAAACACCTTCATCACCATATGTCGTATAATCTTTTTCAATTTCAATCCACAAATCCGTATCCGCAAGACGCACTTTGTCGCCTACCGTTGGCCCGAACATTTTTGCATATTGCTCATGTGTTACCTTCATTTGTCCTCCGCTCCTTTAAAGCCGCCCTCTATTGCCTTGTCCAAAATTTCATCCTTATTATGCGTCGAACCTTCCGTCAACTTATTCAACCCAAACACATGACGTTTCCCGCCGAATTCCGTCAATTCAACTTCCTTTTCTTCACCTGGTTCAAAACGGACGGCTGTACCAGATGGAATGTTCAAATGCATCCCAACCGATTCCTCACGATCAAACGTCAGGTATTTATTGACCTCAACAAAGTGAAAGTGAGAACCCACCTGAATTGGGCGATCCCCTGTATTTGCGACGCGAACCGTTTTTACCGGACGCCCGACATTAATTTCAATCACGCCTTCTCCTGGCCTTATTTCTCCTGGAATCATTGATGAACCCTCCTCTTATTGAATTGGACGATGGACCGTCACAAGTTTTGTTCCATCTGGGAATGTGCATTCAACCTGCACATCGCTAATCATATCGCCGACACCTTCCATGACATCGTCAACCGTCAGCACTTGCTTACCTTCGCTCATCAGCTGCGCAACCGTCTTGCCATCGCGCGCGCCTTCCATGATGAAGTGGCTAAGCAATGCCATTGATTCTGGGTAATTCAACTTCACCCCTCGCGCCTTCCGTTTAAGTGCAAGTTCTCCCGCTACATGAAGAAGTAGTTTCTCTTGTTCAACTGGTGATAATTTCAATTCAAGCACCTCATTTTTCGTGTTTTGTGTAATCAATTGCGTCCAGATTTTTTCGAGCCTGACACCTGCTGAATGCAGATAAATAAACCAACCTAATTCAAATTAGATGGGCTTCCTTATTACGTATTTCTAACTCTCTTTGTGTTTTATAATTGCCACAAGAACATGCAGCTTAGGACGAGCGTCCCGTCGGTTGGGGCCCATTTAAAGCGGGCAGAAGAAGTTTTTGTCGAATGATGTCGAGGGTTGTCGTTGACTATCCGATTATAAAGCATTTCATTTGTTTCTTCAACATTCTAACAATTGGAAACAAAATTACAAATAAATAAAGACGTTAATTTGGTTAATTCATACTTTATTAATTTACCCATAAGCAATATTCTTCAAACAAAAAGCCATCCCCATACATACTGGAAATGGCTTTAAAACTCATATTTCATAACGTCGAACTGCACAAAGATCACCCTCTAGGCCCGATTCTTTTAGCTTCATGACTTCCACTGATTTCCCTGTACAATGTGAATGTAGCAATAACCCGTTCCCCGCGTAAAACCCGACGTGTCGAATATTTCCCTGTCCTTCATCAGCGAAAAAAAGAAGATCTCCCTTTACCCAACATGCCGGATTATCCATCGGAATCTCCGTACCTCCACACGCTTGATCACTAGCATCCCGCGCAATGATATGGCCACATGCCCTCAACATATTGTAAGTGAACCCGGAGCAATCATAGCCGTATGAGGATGTCCCGCCCCACAGATAGGGTAGATCAAGGAAAGCAAG
Proteins encoded:
- a CDS encoding sigma-70 family RNA polymerase sigma factor, translated to MRCHSKNFVTRLQKQQEDALDYVIEHYSSLVNAVAYKILSGIRMDAIDECVNDVFLAVWQNAGQFKGQPEDFKKWIAMITKYKAIDIFRKLEKQQAREYGDELLEHKPTDENLQEQLMKKEEKNDVLFAISQLKSIDRDIFMMKYYLQLSTIEIAEALHLSTAAVENRLYRGKKKLATTIQLKERWI
- the ureA gene encoding urease subunit gamma — protein: MKLSPVEQEKLLLHVAGELALKRKARGVKLNYPESMALLSHFIMEGARDGKTVAQLMSEGKQVLTVDDVMEGVGDMISDVQVECTFPDGTKLVTVHRPIQ
- a CDS encoding DUF4179 domain-containing protein, whose product is MTNGYKDWLDLDVDNIEPLELSNAKKTDIKNNILAKSRKKKKFMSLRQLTAAAIIGVSAVTAMSLAFPTVASQLPFMHNIFSYFQDDVDLDFNKYATAIGQVQTDNGISVMIENAVYDGTAITVSYAVETDKELGDRPREENFFDIEKSKGWSATGRPLRKVSDTTYVGLAKITPRFANTSPDEVVLSWEPYSFTNKETKTELKGDWQFEFKLTKLESDFKLINASIEQDGVTVLIKSFETNDMSTVIHYEQFIDSDALNEWSSVSAQFDNIHDNLGNTYLYNGYGNTTNDNRLSYKSSGSIRTIDPNATSLTFVPTIYFSLGEGKGVETKEMEPIIIDLH
- a CDS encoding urease accessory protein UreD, whose protein sequence is MAFELRRGYTRMPHVYQQPPLKASRELYEGKDPTATVYIMESSGGMVSGDRNDITVKLGPDSRVRLTQQSALKIYPSHTGDTCHFTIEVDLAERSRLEWMPEVLIPFVDAKFQVNTTLRVACDATVLWGEIVAPGREKRGEIFDYQSFRSNFKIFVEDELIAFDSLHFAPRDAELGGIGLLEGAMYVGSIWLVSPNVVNVDVRALQETLRVEEGLKAGMTRLEGNAIHCRWLAVDQWKMQEEMKRVYALLAGMV
- the ureG gene encoding urease accessory protein UreG; the encoded protein is MKPVRIGIGGPVGSGKTSLVDQLTRVMHKDYNVAVITNDIYTREDAQFLINSGVLEENRILGVETGGCPHTAIREDASMNFAAIDELKSRFADLDIIFVESGGDNLSATFSPELVDGYIYVIDVAEGQDIPRKGGPALTRSDLLLINKTDLAPYVGVDLEIMDSDTKKMRNGRPYIFTDVRTQKNVDKVVDWIKHSMLLEGAGA
- a CDS encoding urease subunit beta, with protein sequence MIPGEIRPGEGVIEINVGRPVKTVRVANTGDRPIQVGSHFHFVEVNKYLTFDREESVGMHLNIPSGTAVRFEPGEEKEVELTEFGGKRHVFGLNKLTEGSTHNKDEILDKAIEGGFKGAEDK
- the ureC gene encoding urease subunit alpha, with protein sequence MKVTHEQYAKMFGPTVGDKVRLADTDLWIEIEKDYTTYGDEGVFGGGKSLRVSMGQNGKNTRDEGVLDTVITNVMIIDYTGIVKADIGIKDGRIIGIGKAGNPNSMDGVDQDMIIGVGTEVYAGEGLIATAGAIDTHIHFISPQQVETALNAGTTTFIGGGTGPAAGSKATSVTPGVWHLHRMLQAVEDLPVNVGLLGKGSASVPEPIIEQIQAGAIGMKIHEDWGATPAALDQSLTVADEYDIQVALHSDTLNEAGFVEDTIAAIDGRVIHIFHTEGAGGGHAPDQLKLAGYPNILPASTNPTKPFTTNTIDEHLDMLMVCHHLKHDVPEDVAFADSRIRPETIAAEDIMQDLGILSIMSSDSQAMGRVGEVTIRTFQTADKMKKQRGSLPQDEGKDHDNYRVKRYIAKLNINPAIAHGISHEVGSIEEGKLADIILWDPAFFGVKAEVVIKGGIAVYAMTGDPNASIPTPQPMMGRRMYGFHGKGPQNAAMTFLPKIAVEEGLPEKLGLQRMIGTVKNCRNIGKADMKHNSETPEIDVNPETYEVKIDGVLATCEPVSVLPMAQRYFLF
- a CDS encoding urease accessory protein UreF, with product MKQQKDASNNHSNTVDIPTDLALLRFMQIHDSAFPIGSFTQTYGMETYIQEDIIRTKEDLIAYCTSFLFHNLVRGDAILIQEAYAAARAQDIERLLYLEQLCGAMKLAKESREASVKLGRQFIKTVSPLGTDAFLAEWQARIDSTEIKGHYAILYGIYSATTGVSVHQAVMMYLFATLNGLVQNAVRAVPFGQTTGVEVTYALIVQVTKAAQFVSTLTLDDISNNALSIELASMRHEYLFSRLFIS
- a CDS encoding cyclase family protein, which codes for MSNELINAIALLKQKEWVDLTHTFGPDSPHFSAFDAAEFTTLFDHDDGFFAQSFTFAGQYGTHIDAPIHFVRDTRYLDELGLKELVLPLIVIDKSKESATNHDFTLAVEDILKFEEQYGRIEAGTFVALRTDWSKRWPDNEAFCNKDADGNNRIPGWGLDALEFLFEERQVKAVGHETFDTDSAIDFQKNQALLGEYYVLEQDTYQIELLTNLDKLPAKGAVIFNIVPKPEKASGFPVRSFAILP
- a CDS encoding urease accessory protein UreE encodes the protein MLIEKIIGNVGHYEEIEGKKTEWIELDWEELSKRILRTETDQGTDIALRIDQEEPLQYGDILFEDDSRRIALRTKMEPVIVISPKDMTEMGKTAFELGNRHTPALIEENEVIVRADHTLNKLLDEVGVAYETTERRFKQPFKYRGHSH
- a CDS encoding acyl-CoA thioesterase codes for the protein MKKNRPMGQSRTIQTKLVLPPDTNHLQTIFGGRVLAYIDEIAAITAMKHSNTAVVTASIDSVDFMSSARVGDVLELEALVTSTGRTSMEVFVSVHSMNLLTGETKLTTESFLTMVAMDENNKPTPVLGIYPETEIEKSLFETAPARREHRKLRSEMKH
- a CDS encoding 5-methyltetrahydropteroyltriglutamate--homocysteine S-methyltransferase, with amino-acid sequence MTTQSTTVTKAPFRADHVGSLLRPDNLHQARKDFKEGAITAQQLREVETQEIKRVVDKQIEVGLELVTDGEFRRTWWHLDFMEHLNGFEGYVPEKGYTFDGVETERYDVRNTGEISFNPNHPFIQDFVEFNEIVGGRAVAKQTIPSPNQLFNAGIRDENIYPDIEEYAKDIIQAYKDALNAFYEAGVRYLQLDDVYIAGLSAPDIPFNDSAYSREQLIDLALRVINGVLEGKPEDLVVTTHLCRGNYQSTWAFEGSYALIAPTLLAKEKVNGFFLEYDDERSGDFKPLEYIPNGGAKVVLGVVTSKTGEVEDKEAVKARIQEAAKYVPLEQLCLSPQCGFASTHHGNKLTEDEQWEKLKFIVDVAKEVWK